One window of the Propionispora vibrioides genome contains the following:
- the jag gene encoding RNA-binding cell elongation regulator Jag/EloR, producing the protein MTSLEKTGRTVEEALEAALTELGVSRERVEYEILENPSKGLFGLIGAKPARVLVTVKEIDPLEVAMTFLQSIFATMQLQVAVEKMTRDEHVILNLRGEDLGILIGKHGQTLDALQYLTNLAANRDAENKVRIVLDVEDYRKRRTETLSRLALRLADKVKRRGEKVALEPMSPHERKIIHVALQDDSRIVTYSEGDEPFRKVVIALKR; encoded by the coding sequence ATGACTTCTTTGGAGAAGACCGGAAGAACTGTCGAGGAAGCACTGGAAGCGGCTCTTACCGAACTGGGTGTGAGCCGGGAGCGTGTAGAGTATGAGATCCTTGAAAATCCAAGCAAAGGCTTGTTTGGATTGATTGGAGCGAAACCTGCCCGGGTGTTGGTTACAGTCAAGGAAATAGATCCGTTAGAAGTTGCTATGACCTTTCTGCAGAGTATTTTTGCTACCATGCAGTTACAGGTTGCTGTGGAAAAAATGACTCGCGATGAACATGTGATTTTAAATCTGCGCGGTGAAGATCTGGGTATTCTAATCGGTAAGCATGGCCAAACCCTGGATGCTTTGCAGTATCTGACCAATTTGGCGGCTAACCGGGATGCTGAGAATAAAGTGCGGATTGTTCTGGATGTGGAGGATTATCGCAAGCGCCGGACGGAAACCTTGTCTCGTTTGGCTTTGCGCCTGGCCGATAAGGTAAAGCGGCGCGGCGAGAAGGTGGCGTTGGAACCGATGAGTCCTCATGAACGGAAAATCATTCATGTCGCTTTGCAAGATGATAGCCGGATTGTTACCTATAGTGAAGGGGATGAGCCCTTCCGCAAAGTGGTTATTGCTTTAAAACGCTAA
- a CDS encoding YidC/Oxa1 family membrane protein insertase: MLFDSIVVHPLQAVLTFFYNITVSLGIANYGIAIILLTIAIKLVLYPLTVKQIKSMKAMQELQPKIKEMQEKHKGNPEKLNKEMAAVYKNSGVNPMAGCLPMIIQMPFLIGIFYAIRDFHYVGDPGFLWMANLAEQAKLVDPYYVLPVLSALTTFYQQRQTMSGADPSAKQQNQIMMIFMPLFIGYITITFPAGLGIYWVVSNLIQIAQQWYMYRGTTAIQGEAK; this comes from the coding sequence ATTTTGTTCGATTCGATCGTTGTACATCCGTTGCAAGCAGTGTTGACATTCTTTTATAATATTACGGTATCTTTAGGTATCGCTAATTATGGGATTGCCATCATTTTGCTTACCATAGCCATAAAGCTCGTTTTGTACCCTCTGACGGTAAAGCAGATCAAATCCATGAAAGCTATGCAGGAATTGCAGCCTAAAATCAAAGAAATGCAGGAAAAGCATAAAGGAAATCCGGAGAAGCTGAATAAGGAAATGGCGGCTGTTTATAAAAATTCCGGTGTTAATCCGATGGCAGGCTGTTTGCCGATGATTATTCAGATGCCTTTTTTGATCGGTATTTTTTATGCTATTCGTGATTTTCATTATGTGGGAGATCCGGGCTTTTTATGGATGGCCAATCTGGCTGAGCAGGCTAAACTGGTCGATCCTTACTATGTTTTGCCGGTTCTGTCGGCTCTTACTACCTTTTATCAGCAGCGGCAGACCATGAGTGGTGCCGACCCCTCGGCGAAACAGCAAAATCAGATTATGATGATTTTCATGCCGTTGTTTATCGGCTATATTACGATTACTTTCCCGGCTGGACTTGGGATTTACTGGGTAGTTAGCAATCTTATTCAGATTGCTCAGCAGTGGTATATGTACCGTGGCACAACTGCTATTCAAGGGGAGGCTAAATAA
- the yidD gene encoding membrane protein insertion efficiency factor YidD translates to MKEIALFLIRCYQKYISPLKPPTCRFVPTCSEYAIIAIEKYGIVRGCYLAVRRILRCHPFHPGGYDPV, encoded by the coding sequence ATGAAAGAAATCGCGCTATTTTTGATACGGTGTTATCAAAAATATATTTCTCCTTTAAAACCGCCTACTTGCCGTTTTGTGCCTACTTGTTCTGAATATGCCATAATAGCGATTGAAAAATATGGGATTGTGCGAGGTTGTTATCTGGCAGTGCGCCGCATTTTGCGCTGCCATCCTTTTCATCCCGGTGGGTATGATCCCGTTTGA
- the rnpA gene encoding ribonuclease P protein component, which yields MYKLKKQGILHKNKQFQTVYKTGKSYSNRMLVMYVLPNPAQKRRVGFAAGKRLGGAVVRNRVKRLLREAYRMRQHELRQDVDLIIVGRKPAVDSNAQAVTKAFLDLCKRAQILANK from the coding sequence GTGTACAAGTTAAAAAAGCAGGGAATATTGCATAAGAATAAGCAATTCCAAACCGTTTATAAAACAGGCAAGTCGTATAGTAACCGAATGCTGGTCATGTACGTCCTGCCCAATCCTGCCCAAAAGCGGCGAGTAGGTTTTGCCGCTGGCAAACGCCTGGGCGGAGCGGTCGTCCGGAATCGGGTAAAACGATTGCTGCGCGAGGCTTACCGCATGCGGCAGCATGAGCTGCGCCAGGATGTGGATTTGATTATTGTGGGGCGAAAGCCGGCTGTGGATTCCAATGCCCAGGCGGTGACGAAAGCTTTTTTAGACCTGTGTAAACGGGCACAAATTCTGGCTAATAAGTAG
- the rpmH gene encoding 50S ribosomal protein L34, whose amino-acid sequence MKRTYQPNTLWKKRTHGFRERMSTQGGRIVLKRRRARGRKKLSA is encoded by the coding sequence ATGAAACGTACTTATCAACCTAATACACTATGGAAAAAAAGAACGCATGGTTTTCGTGAGCGTATGAGCACACAAGGTGGCCGTATTGTTCTGAAAAGAAGACGTGCTAGAGGTAGAAAGAAATTATCCGCATAG